The Pseudomonas azotoformans genome has a segment encoding these proteins:
- a CDS encoding TIGR02449 family protein has protein sequence MEDTDLQALMARLELLITRVEQLKSQNGLLLAQEKTWREERAHLIEKNEIARRKVESMISRLKALEQDS, from the coding sequence ATGGAAGACACCGACCTGCAAGCGCTGATGGCCAGACTCGAATTGCTAATTACCCGGGTCGAGCAACTAAAGAGTCAAAACGGACTCCTATTAGCTCAGGAAAAGACCTGGCGCGAGGAACGCGCTCACCTCATTGAAAAAAACGAAATCGCCCGGCGTAAGGTCGAATCGATGATTTCGCGCCTGAAGGCCCTGGAGCAAGACTCATGA
- a CDS encoding YecA/YgfB family protein, with protein MPIQNSPYDAFSKLLSTSGHPCSPAELHGVLLGRSCTGVGFDADNWLADVAELLETEPTDNVRNALIGLQEMVKGELTGDDVTVVLLLPTDDAPLAERAAALGQWCQGFLHGFGVNAGGLELSTDAKEVLQDLAAISQVQDALEESEDGEGDYMEVMEYLRVAPLLLFTETKKSAEPAAPKPSLH; from the coding sequence ATGCCTATTCAGAACTCCCCGTACGACGCTTTTTCCAAACTGCTGAGCACCAGCGGCCACCCTTGCTCGCCTGCTGAACTGCACGGCGTATTGCTGGGCCGCAGCTGCACCGGCGTTGGCTTTGATGCCGACAACTGGCTGGCTGACGTGGCCGAGCTGCTTGAGACCGAACCGACCGACAACGTGCGCAACGCGCTGATCGGCCTGCAAGAGATGGTCAAGGGCGAGCTGACCGGTGATGACGTCACCGTGGTCCTGCTGCTACCGACCGACGATGCGCCGCTCGCGGAACGCGCCGCCGCCCTGGGCCAATGGTGCCAGGGCTTCCTCCACGGTTTCGGCGTCAACGCCGGCGGCCTGGAACTGAGCACCGACGCCAAGGAAGTATTGCAGGACCTGGCGGCGATCTCCCAGGTGCAAGACGCCCTGGAAGAGTCCGAAGACGGCGAAGGCGACTACATGGAAGTCATGGAATACCTGCGCGTCGCGCCGCTGCTGCTGTTCACCGAGACCAAGAAGTCCGCTGAACCCGCTGCACCCAAGCCGTCGCTGCACTAA
- a CDS encoding NADPH:quinone oxidoreductase family protein produces MKAVLCKAFGPAETLVLEEIASPAIKKNEILLDVHAAGVNFPDTLIIEGKYQFKPPFPFSPGGEAAGVISEVGEKVSHLKVGDRVMALTGWGSFAEQVAVPAYNVLPIPPSMDFNTAAAFSMTYGTSMHALKQRAHLQPGETLLVLGASGGVGLAAVEIGKAMGARVIAAASSADKLAVAKAAGADELINYSEASLKDEIKRLTDGNGADVIYDPVGGDLFDQAIRAIAWNGRLLVVGFASGRIPELPVNLALLKGAAVVGVFWGSFAQRQPQDNAANFQQLFSWYGEGKLKPLVSQVYPLEQAAQAINDLGQRKAVGKVVVQTR; encoded by the coding sequence ATGAAAGCTGTGCTGTGCAAAGCCTTCGGCCCCGCCGAAACCCTGGTGCTGGAAGAGATCGCCAGCCCGGCGATCAAGAAGAACGAAATCCTGCTGGACGTGCATGCCGCCGGGGTCAACTTCCCGGACACGCTGATCATCGAGGGCAAGTACCAGTTCAAGCCACCTTTCCCGTTTTCGCCGGGTGGCGAGGCAGCGGGCGTGATCAGTGAAGTCGGGGAAAAGGTCAGCCACCTCAAAGTCGGTGACCGGGTGATGGCGCTGACCGGCTGGGGCAGCTTTGCCGAGCAGGTCGCGGTGCCCGCCTACAACGTGCTGCCGATTCCGCCGAGCATGGACTTCAACACCGCCGCCGCCTTCAGCATGACCTACGGCACGTCCATGCACGCGCTGAAACAACGCGCCCACCTGCAACCCGGCGAAACCCTGCTGGTGCTCGGCGCCTCCGGTGGCGTGGGCCTGGCCGCGGTGGAAATCGGCAAGGCCATGGGCGCGCGGGTAATCGCTGCCGCCAGTAGTGCCGACAAACTCGCAGTGGCCAAGGCCGCCGGCGCCGATGAGCTGATCAACTACAGCGAAGCCAGCCTGAAAGACGAGATCAAGCGTCTCACCGACGGCAACGGCGCCGACGTGATTTACGACCCGGTGGGTGGCGATCTGTTTGACCAAGCCATCCGCGCCATCGCCTGGAACGGCCGCCTGCTGGTCGTGGGTTTTGCCAGCGGGCGCATTCCGGAGCTGCCGGTGAACCTGGCGCTACTCAAGGGTGCGGCGGTGGTCGGGGTGTTCTGGGGTTCGTTTGCCCAGCGCCAGCCGCAGGACAATGCGGCGAACTTCCAGCAGTTGTTCAGTTGGTATGGTGAAGGCAAGCTCAAGCCGCTGGTGTCGCAGGTGTACCCGCTGGAGCAGGCCGCCCAGGCGATCAATGACCTGGGGCAGCGCAAGGCTGTTGGTAAAGTGGTCGTCCAAACCCGCTGA
- the rbbA gene encoding ribosome-associated ATPase/putative transporter RbbA, protein MTALALQATAINHRYGKQQALVDITFSLPAGTRCGLIGPDGAGKSSLLGLIAGVKKLQDGQLQVLGGAIEDRRHRNSLYPRIAFMPQGLGGNLYPELSISENIRFFATLFGLSKADCDQRMHNLLLATDLARFAERPAGKLSGGMKQKLGLCCALIHDPDLLILDEPTTGVDPLSRRRFWELVESVRQERPQLTLLVATAYMEEAEQFEHCLMLDRGKLIADGLSRELAGATASGKLDDAFTHFQGDSAHANQPLVIPPRESNNTDIAIEAHDLTLRFGDFTAVNKVSFAIGRGEIFGFLGSNGCGKTTTMKVLTGLMPATEGSATLLGNPVNAKDLATRKRVGFMSQSFSLYGELSVRQNLVLHAQLFDLPKADSGPRIDELIQRFDLGDVAEQPSGELPLGLRQRLSLAVAVLHRPEVLILDEPTSGVDPAARDDFWRLLIELSREQGVTIFLSTHFMNEAQRCDRISLMHAGKVLACDTPQALQRQFQGDTLEAAFVTCLEQAQGEPEPTAPAATVSETSAPPVSKRGFSLARLLAVASREGKELLRDKVRMAFALLGAMFMMVIFGYGISLDVEKLAFAVYDQDQTPQSRAYLEAFRSSRYFAEQPPIQDSTELHRRLQRSEIKLALEIPPGFGRDLYAGRQPSVAAWLDGGMPFRAETSRNYVEAVHQENLQQLAELSSLPRNNPAAAKLETRFRYNQDVVSVNAIGPGVMALILAFIPAMLTALGIVREKELGSITNFYATPLTRLEFLLGKQAPYLAVSLVNLAVLVAMNRWLFGVPFKGSGLTLAFGGLLYVLATTSMGLLISAFTRTQIAAILGTMIITSLPTIQFSGLIVPRSSLEGAAALMGMLFPAGHFLDVAVGTFTKALDLRQLWPQCLALFGFFVGFTGLSLVMLKKQEA, encoded by the coding sequence ATGACCGCCCTGGCGCTGCAAGCCACGGCGATCAACCATCGCTATGGCAAGCAACAGGCCCTGGTCGACATCACGTTCAGCCTGCCAGCCGGTACGCGTTGCGGGTTGATCGGGCCGGATGGTGCGGGCAAGTCGAGCCTGCTGGGCTTGATCGCCGGGGTCAAAAAGCTCCAGGACGGTCAACTGCAAGTGCTGGGCGGTGCGATTGAAGACCGCCGCCACCGCAACAGCCTGTACCCGCGCATCGCCTTTATGCCTCAAGGGCTGGGCGGCAACTTGTATCCCGAGTTGTCCATCAGCGAGAACATCCGTTTCTTTGCCACGTTGTTTGGCCTGTCGAAAGCCGACTGCGACCAGCGCATGCACAACCTGCTGCTGGCCACCGACCTTGCGCGCTTCGCTGAACGCCCGGCGGGCAAGCTCTCCGGTGGGATGAAGCAGAAACTCGGCCTGTGTTGCGCGCTGATCCACGACCCGGACCTGTTGATCCTCGACGAGCCCACCACCGGCGTCGACCCACTGTCACGCCGGCGCTTCTGGGAGCTGGTCGAAAGCGTCCGCCAAGAACGCCCGCAACTGACGCTGCTGGTGGCCACGGCCTACATGGAAGAAGCCGAGCAATTCGAACATTGCCTGATGCTCGATCGCGGCAAGCTGATTGCAGACGGACTAAGCCGTGAATTGGCGGGCGCGACCGCCAGCGGCAAACTGGACGACGCCTTCACCCACTTCCAGGGCGACAGCGCCCACGCCAACCAGCCGCTGGTGATTCCGCCCAGGGAAAGCAACAACACCGATATCGCCATCGAAGCCCACGACCTGACCCTGCGTTTCGGGGATTTCACCGCCGTGAACAAGGTCAGCTTCGCCATTGGCCGCGGCGAGATCTTCGGCTTCCTCGGCTCCAACGGCTGCGGCAAGACCACCACCATGAAGGTGCTCACCGGGCTGATGCCGGCCACCGAGGGCAGCGCGACGCTGCTGGGCAATCCGGTAAACGCCAAGGACCTCGCGACCCGCAAGCGCGTGGGTTTCATGTCGCAAAGCTTCTCGCTGTATGGCGAACTCAGCGTGCGCCAGAATCTGGTGCTGCATGCGCAATTGTTCGACCTGCCCAAGGCTGACAGCGGCCCGCGCATTGATGAGCTGATCCAGCGTTTCGATCTCGGCGACGTGGCCGAACAGCCCTCCGGCGAACTGCCCCTCGGCCTGCGCCAACGTTTGTCACTGGCCGTGGCAGTGCTGCATCGCCCGGAAGTGCTGATCCTTGATGAACCGACTTCGGGCGTCGACCCGGCGGCGCGGGATGATTTCTGGCGATTGCTGATCGAGCTGTCCCGCGAACAAGGTGTGACGATTTTCCTGTCCACGCACTTTATGAACGAGGCCCAGCGCTGCGACCGCATTTCCCTGATGCACGCGGGCAAGGTGCTCGCCTGCGATACGCCGCAAGCGCTGCAACGGCAGTTCCAGGGCGACACTTTGGAAGCGGCGTTCGTCACCTGCCTGGAACAGGCCCAAGGCGAACCTGAGCCCACGGCGCCCGCCGCAACCGTCAGCGAAACCAGCGCGCCGCCGGTGAGCAAACGCGGTTTCAGCCTGGCCCGCCTGTTGGCGGTGGCCAGCCGCGAAGGCAAAGAACTGCTGCGCGACAAGGTACGCATGGCCTTCGCGTTGCTGGGCGCGATGTTCATGATGGTGATCTTCGGCTACGGCATTTCCCTGGATGTGGAGAAACTCGCCTTCGCCGTCTACGACCAGGACCAGACGCCGCAAAGCCGCGCCTACCTGGAGGCGTTCCGCAGCTCACGCTACTTCGCCGAGCAGCCGCCGATTCAGGACTCAACTGAATTGCACCGGCGCCTGCAACGTTCGGAAATCAAACTGGCCCTGGAGATCCCACCGGGCTTTGGCCGCGATCTCTACGCCGGCCGCCAGCCCAGCGTGGCCGCCTGGCTCGATGGCGGCATGCCGTTTCGCGCGGAAACCAGCCGCAACTATGTCGAGGCCGTGCACCAGGAAAACCTTCAGCAACTGGCCGAACTGAGCAGCCTGCCGCGCAACAATCCAGCAGCCGCCAAGCTGGAAACGCGCTTTCGCTATAACCAGGACGTAGTCAGCGTGAATGCCATCGGCCCCGGTGTGATGGCGCTGATCCTGGCGTTTATCCCGGCGATGCTCACCGCCCTCGGCATCGTGCGCGAGAAGGAACTGGGCTCAATCACCAACTTCTACGCCACGCCCCTGACTCGCCTGGAGTTTCTGCTCGGCAAACAGGCGCCGTACCTGGCCGTGAGCCTGGTCAACCTGGCGGTATTGGTGGCGATGAACCGCTGGCTGTTCGGCGTGCCGTTCAAGGGCAGCGGCCTGACGCTGGCGTTCGGCGGCCTGCTCTATGTGCTGGCGACCACCAGCATGGGCCTGCTGATTTCTGCGTTCACTCGCACCCAGATCGCGGCGATCCTCGGCACCATGATCATCACCAGCCTGCCGACCATTCAATTCTCCGGGCTGATCGTGCCGCGCTCGTCCCTGGAAGGCGCGGCGGCGTTGATGGGCATGCTATTTCCGGCGGGGCACTTCCTTGATGTCGCCGTGGGCACCTTCACCAAGGCCCTGGACCTGCGCCAGTTATGGCCGCAATGCCTGGCGCTGTTCGGGTTCTTTGTCGGGTTTACCGGGCTGAGCCTGGTCATGCTCAAAAAGCAGGAGGCCTGA
- a CDS encoding flagellar basal body-associated protein FliL, translating to MKAWILLMLALTLPMAAQAEEAKEGEAPKVSYISLSPPFVGNYGLDGTAKLKVFKADIALRVTGPEAAAAVKANDALIRNQLVALFTQQTNEAMSTVEGKEKLRQEALKQTQQVMNDETGKPVVEDLLFNNLIIQ from the coding sequence GTGAAAGCGTGGATCCTGTTGATGCTGGCCCTGACGTTGCCCATGGCAGCCCAGGCCGAAGAAGCCAAAGAAGGCGAGGCGCCGAAGGTCAGCTATATCAGTCTGAGCCCGCCGTTCGTGGGCAACTACGGGCTGGATGGCACGGCGAAACTCAAGGTGTTCAAGGCCGACATCGCCCTGCGCGTGACCGGCCCCGAAGCGGCTGCTGCCGTCAAAGCCAACGACGCGCTGATCCGCAACCAACTGGTGGCGTTGTTCACCCAGCAGACCAACGAGGCCATGAGTACCGTTGAAGGCAAGGAAAAACTGCGTCAGGAGGCCCTGAAGCAAACCCAGCAAGTGATGAATGACGAGACCGGCAAGCCGGTGGTGGAAGATTTGTTGTTCAACAACCTAATCATCCAATAA
- the glpT gene encoding glycerol-3-phosphate transporter, translating into MFAFFRPAAHQAPLPEEKIDSTYRRLRWQIFAGIFFGYAGYYLLRKNFSLAMPYLIDEGYTRGELGLAMSAIAIAYGLSKFLMGLVSDRSNPRYFLPFGLLVSAGVMFIFGFAPWATSSVTMMFILLFINGWAQGMGWPPSGRTMVHWWSQKERGGVVSVWNVAHNVGGGLIGPLFLLGMAWFNDWHAAFYVPATVALAVAAFAFITMRDTPQSVGLPPIEKYKNDYPEGYDASHEDEFSAKEIFVKYVLRNKMLWYIAFANVFVYLLRYGVLDWAPTYLKEAKHFTVDKSSWAYFFYEWAGIPGTLLCGWMSDKIFRGNRGLTGIVFMALVTVATLVYWLNPPGNPMIDMIALFSIGFLIYGPVMLIGLQALELAPKKAAGTAAGFTGLFGYLGGSVAASAAMGYTVDHFGWDGGFVLLIGACILAIAFLIPTLWHTNSVSSAR; encoded by the coding sequence ATGTTTGCTTTCTTTCGTCCTGCCGCCCACCAGGCGCCCCTGCCTGAAGAAAAAATAGACAGTACCTACCGACGCCTGCGCTGGCAGATCTTCGCCGGTATTTTCTTCGGTTACGCCGGTTACTACCTGCTGCGCAAAAACTTCTCCCTGGCCATGCCCTACTTGATCGACGAGGGTTATACCCGTGGCGAACTGGGCCTGGCGATGTCGGCCATCGCGATTGCCTACGGCCTGTCCAAGTTCCTTATGGGCCTGGTGTCCGACCGCTCCAACCCGCGCTACTTCCTGCCCTTCGGCCTGCTGGTTTCCGCCGGGGTGATGTTCATTTTCGGTTTCGCACCTTGGGCGACGTCCAGCGTGACCATGATGTTCATTTTGCTGTTCATCAACGGCTGGGCCCAAGGCATGGGCTGGCCGCCGAGTGGACGCACCATGGTGCACTGGTGGTCGCAGAAAGAACGCGGCGGCGTGGTGTCCGTGTGGAACGTGGCGCATAACGTCGGCGGCGGCCTGATCGGCCCGCTGTTCCTGCTGGGTATGGCCTGGTTCAACGACTGGCATGCAGCCTTCTACGTACCGGCCACCGTGGCCCTGGCCGTGGCGGCATTTGCCTTCATCACCATGCGCGACACCCCGCAATCGGTCGGCCTGCCGCCGATCGAGAAGTACAAGAACGACTACCCGGAAGGCTACGACGCCAGCCACGAAGACGAATTCAGCGCCAAGGAAATCTTCGTCAAGTACGTGCTGCGCAACAAAATGCTGTGGTATATCGCCTTCGCCAACGTGTTCGTCTACCTGCTGCGCTACGGCGTGCTGGACTGGGCGCCGACCTACTTGAAAGAAGCCAAGCACTTCACCGTGGATAAATCCTCGTGGGCGTACTTCTTCTATGAGTGGGCCGGTATTCCGGGCACGCTGCTGTGCGGCTGGATGTCGGACAAGATCTTCCGTGGCAACCGTGGCCTGACCGGCATTGTGTTCATGGCATTGGTGACCGTGGCGACCCTGGTGTACTGGCTCAACCCGCCGGGTAACCCGATGATCGACATGATCGCGCTGTTCTCCATCGGCTTCCTGATCTACGGCCCGGTGATGCTGATCGGCCTGCAGGCGCTGGAACTGGCACCGAAGAAAGCCGCCGGCACCGCTGCGGGTTTCACCGGTCTGTTCGGTTACCTGGGTGGTTCGGTGGCGGCGAGTGCGGCCATGGGCTACACCGTGGACCATTTCGGCTGGGACGGTGGTTTCGTACTGCTGATTGGCGCATGTATCTTGGCCATCGCCTTCCTGATCCCAACGCTGTGGCACACCAACAGCGTCAGCTCGGCGCGTTAA
- the pepP gene encoding Xaa-Pro aminopeptidase — MIHIPRAEYTRRRKALMAQMEPNSIAILPAAAVAIRNRDVEHVYRQDSDFQYLSGFPEPEAVIVLMPGRQHGEYVLFCRERNAERELWDGLRAGTEGAIRDFGADDAFPITDIDDILPGLIEGRDRVYSAMGSNAEFDRHLMEWINVIRSKAHLGAQPPNEFVALDHLLHDMRLYKSAAEVKVMREAARISCAAHVKAMQASRAGLHEFSLEAELDYEFRKGGAKMPAYGSIVAAGRNSCILHYQQNDALLKDGDLVLIDAGCEIDCYASDITRTWPVNGRFSPEQKAIYEIVLASQEAAFAEIAPDKHWNQAHEATVQVITAGLVKLGLLQGDVDELIASEAYKAFYMHRAGHWLGMDVHDVGEYKVGGEWRVLEVGMALTVEPGIYISPDNPNVAKKWRGIGVRIEDDVVVTKQGCEILTGGVPKTIAEIEALMAAAR, encoded by the coding sequence ATGATCCATATCCCCCGAGCGGAATACACCCGACGCCGCAAGGCGCTCATGGCGCAGATGGAACCCAACAGCATCGCGATCCTGCCGGCTGCCGCCGTGGCGATCCGCAATCGCGATGTCGAACACGTGTACCGCCAGGACAGTGACTTCCAGTACCTGAGCGGTTTCCCCGAGCCGGAAGCGGTGATTGTGCTGATGCCCGGTCGCCAGCACGGCGAGTACGTGCTGTTCTGCCGCGAGCGCAACGCCGAACGCGAACTGTGGGACGGCCTGCGCGCGGGCACCGAAGGCGCGATCCGTGATTTTGGCGCCGACGACGCGTTTCCTATCACCGATATCGACGACATCCTGCCCGGCCTTATCGAAGGTCGCGACCGGGTGTACTCGGCCATGGGCAGCAATGCCGAGTTCGACCGGCACCTGATGGAATGGATCAACGTGATCCGCTCCAAGGCCCACCTGGGCGCCCAGCCACCGAACGAATTCGTTGCGCTGGATCATCTGCTCCACGACATGCGCCTGTATAAATCGGCTGCGGAAGTGAAGGTGATGCGCGAGGCCGCGCGAATCTCCTGCGCCGCCCACGTGAAGGCGATGCAGGCCAGCCGTGCCGGTCTCCATGAGTTCAGCCTGGAAGCCGAGCTGGATTATGAATTCCGCAAAGGCGGCGCGAAAATGCCAGCCTACGGCTCCATCGTCGCCGCCGGGCGCAACAGCTGCATCCTGCATTACCAGCAGAATGACGCGCTGCTCAAGGACGGCGATCTGGTGCTGATCGACGCCGGCTGCGAGATCGACTGCTACGCCAGCGACATCACCCGCACCTGGCCGGTCAATGGCAGGTTTTCGCCGGAACAGAAGGCGATCTACGAAATTGTGCTGGCTTCCCAGGAAGCCGCGTTTGCCGAAATCGCCCCGGACAAGCATTGGAACCAGGCGCATGAGGCAACCGTGCAGGTGATTACTGCTGGCTTGGTGAAGCTGGGGTTGCTGCAGGGTGACGTCGACGAGTTGATCGCCAGCGAAGCCTATAAAGCCTTCTACATGCACCGCGCTGGCCACTGGCTGGGCATGGATGTGCATGATGTGGGCGAGTACAAAGTGGGCGGTGAATGGCGGGTGCTGGAAGTCGGCATGGCGCTGACCGTAGAACCGGGCATCTATATTTCGCCGGACAACCCGAATGTGGCAAAGAAATGGCGTGGCATTGGCGTACGCATCGAGGACGACGTGGTAGTGACCAAGCAAGGCTGTGAAATCCTGACCGGTGGCGTGCCCAAGACCATCGCTGAAATTGAAGCGCTGATGGCGGCTGCCCGATGA
- a CDS encoding EVE domain-containing protein — translation MAYWLMKSEPDELSIKGLEKLGEARWDGVRNYQARNFLRAMAVGDQFFFYHSSCPEPGIAGIGKIVEAAYPDPTALEPESHYFDAKATPEKNPWSAINVAHVQTFPNVLGLGYLKQQSALAELPLVQKGSRLSVMAVTPEQWAAVINLL, via the coding sequence ATGGCCTATTGGCTGATGAAATCCGAGCCCGACGAACTCTCTATCAAAGGCCTGGAAAAGCTCGGCGAAGCGCGCTGGGACGGGGTTCGCAACTACCAGGCGCGCAACTTCCTGCGTGCCATGGCGGTGGGTGACCAATTTTTCTTCTACCACTCCAGTTGCCCGGAGCCGGGCATTGCCGGCATCGGCAAAATCGTCGAGGCGGCCTACCCGGACCCCACCGCGCTGGAGCCCGAAAGCCACTACTTCGACGCCAAGGCCACTCCGGAAAAAAATCCGTGGAGCGCGATCAATGTCGCTCACGTCCAGACCTTCCCCAACGTGCTTGGCCTGGGCTACCTCAAACAACAATCCGCCCTTGCCGAACTGCCCCTGGTGCAAAAAGGCAGCCGCCTTTCAGTGATGGCCGTCACGCCCGAGCAATGGGCCGCCGTGATCAATTTGCTTTAA
- a CDS encoding 5-formyltetrahydrofolate cyclo-ligase, which translates to MTEPAPLSRPQLRRMLRKARRALTPSEQRKAAQGLYRQLAQHPLFRRAKHISLYLPTDGEIDPRLLLRAAQRRGKATYLPVLSAWPRTKMVFQRVRPGEKLLPNRFRILEPRVNISRQRKVWALDLVLLPLVGFDDAGGRLGMGGGFYDRSLAYLARRQSWRKPTLLGLAHECQKVDRLIQASWDVPLAGTVTDKHWYSAKTPLESAAP; encoded by the coding sequence ATGACCGAACCTGCGCCGCTTTCCCGTCCGCAACTTCGACGCATGTTGCGCAAAGCCCGCCGCGCCCTCACGCCGAGCGAGCAACGCAAGGCCGCCCAGGGCCTGTATCGGCAACTGGCACAGCACCCGCTGTTTCGCCGGGCCAAACATATCTCTTTGTATCTACCGACGGACGGTGAAATCGATCCGCGCCTGCTGCTGCGCGCCGCCCAGCGCCGGGGCAAGGCCACTTACCTGCCGGTGCTCAGCGCCTGGCCACGGACCAAGATGGTGTTCCAGCGCGTCAGGCCTGGGGAAAAGCTGCTGCCCAATCGCTTTCGCATCCTGGAGCCACGGGTGAATATCAGCCGCCAGCGCAAAGTCTGGGCCTTGGACCTGGTGCTGCTGCCGTTGGTGGGGTTCGATGATGCCGGTGGACGCCTGGGCATGGGCGGCGGGTTCTACGATCGCAGCCTGGCCTACCTGGCGCGCCGCCAAAGCTGGCGCAAGCCGACGCTGTTGGGTCTGGCCCATGAATGTCAGAAGGTCGATCGATTGATACAGGCAAGCTGGGATGTGCCGTTGGCGGGCACCGTCACCGATAAGCATTGGTATAGTGCGAAGACGCCACTGGAATCAGCGGCGCCTTGA
- a CDS encoding cell division protein ZapA encodes MSSSNSVTVQILDKEYSIICPQEERNNLVSAARYLDGKMREIRSSGKVIGADRIAVMAALNITHDLLHKQERPDVQASGSTREQVRDLLERVDLVLSSDSDAPKG; translated from the coding sequence ATGAGTTCAAGCAATAGCGTCACCGTGCAGATCCTGGATAAAGAATATTCGATCATCTGCCCCCAGGAAGAGCGCAACAACCTGGTGAGCGCCGCCCGCTACCTGGATGGCAAGATGCGTGAAATCCGCAGCAGCGGCAAAGTGATCGGCGCCGACCGTATCGCCGTGATGGCCGCGCTGAACATTACCCACGATCTGCTGCATAAGCAGGAACGCCCTGACGTGCAGGCCAGCGGCTCGACGCGTGAGCAGGTGCGCGACCTGCTGGAGCGTGTCGATCTGGTGCTTTCCAGCGATTCAGACGCACCCAAGGGCTGA
- a CDS encoding ABC transporter permease: MHKFAHILRLGIKELTSLRHDSVLLLFLFYAFTVAIYMPAAGSVIGVHNASVAFVDEDHSSLSRQLAEALQPPEFQAPTPLAYDQLDKVMDSGEYTFVINVPANFQADLLAGRQPGVQVNVDATAMSQAFMGAGYIGRIFQRELLAYGGQTDAASQAPALLTTRALFNTNLEGGWFLAVIQIVNNITILAIVLTGTALLREREHGTLDHLLVLPLTALEIMLAKIWSNMLVVVLCTWVSLEVVVKGLLGVPLAGSLSLFLFVTALYLFASTALGIFLATLARSTPQFGLLAIPVIIPMLLLSGGSTPLDSMPEWLQWVMQGSPSTHFVSLSAAILFRDAGVNVVWPELLGLAGIGLLFFAVALMRFRKTLTS, from the coding sequence ATGCATAAGTTCGCGCATATCCTGCGCCTGGGGATCAAGGAACTGACCAGCCTGCGCCATGACAGCGTTTTGCTGCTGTTTCTGTTCTACGCCTTCACCGTCGCCATCTATATGCCCGCCGCCGGCTCGGTGATCGGTGTGCACAACGCCAGCGTGGCGTTTGTCGATGAAGACCACAGTTCGCTGTCGCGACAACTGGCCGAGGCGCTGCAGCCGCCCGAGTTTCAGGCACCAACGCCGTTGGCCTATGACCAGTTGGACAAGGTCATGGACAGCGGCGAATACACATTCGTGATCAATGTGCCGGCGAACTTCCAGGCTGACCTGCTGGCCGGCCGCCAACCCGGCGTGCAGGTGAACGTGGACGCCACGGCGATGAGCCAGGCATTCATGGGCGCCGGTTACATCGGGCGGATTTTCCAGCGCGAACTGCTGGCCTACGGCGGCCAGACCGATGCCGCCAGCCAGGCGCCGGCGCTGCTGACGACGCGGGCGCTGTTCAATACCAACCTGGAAGGCGGCTGGTTTTTGGCGGTGATCCAGATCGTCAACAACATCACCATCCTGGCCATTGTGCTCACCGGCACCGCGCTGCTGCGCGAGCGCGAACACGGCACCCTTGACCATTTGCTGGTGCTGCCGCTGACGGCGCTGGAGATCATGCTGGCGAAAATATGGAGCAACATGCTGGTGGTGGTGTTGTGTACCTGGGTGTCGCTGGAGGTGGTGGTCAAGGGGTTGCTTGGCGTGCCGTTGGCCGGGTCGCTGAGTTTGTTCCTGTTTGTGACGGCGCTGTATCTGTTTGCCAGTACGGCGCTGGGGATCTTTCTGGCCACGCTGGCCCGCTCGACACCGCAGTTCGGCTTGCTGGCGATTCCGGTGATTATCCCGATGCTGTTGTTGTCCGGCGGCAGTACGCCGTTGGACAGCATGCCCGAGTGGTTGCAGTGGGTGATGCAGGGCTCGCCGTCGACGCATTTTGTGAGTTTGAGTGCGGCGATTCTGTTTCGGGATGCAGGAGTAAACGTAGTCTGGCCGGAATTGTTGGGATTGGCGGGAATTGGGTTGCTGTTTTTTGCAGTGGCACTAATGCGTTTCAGAAAAACCCTCACGTCTTAA